A segment of the Symmachiella macrocystis genome:
CTACTTTTTCCCCAATTCCCAGCAGGTAAAGCCGACCGCTTTGAGGCCCGCTTCGTCCAATGCTTTTTCGACCGTTTTAGAATCATCCTTGGCGAAGGCTTGTGCGATCAGCACGCCTTGTTCGTCGAAGAACTTCTTCATTTGACCGTCAACGATTTTGTCGACAATGTTTTCCGGTTTGCCCGAGGCTTTGGCCTTTTCGGACAACTCTCCGCGTTGCGCTTCCACAGCAGCCGCGTCGAGTTCTTCGGGCAAGGCGACTTTGGGTTTCAGTGCGGCGATGTGCATCGCCATGTCCTTGAGGATATCCTCGGATTTGGAGTCTCCGGCCGCTTGGAACAACACGCCGGTTTTGCCGTCGTGATGCACGTAGGACCCCACCGGACCGTCGACTTTGATCACGCGACCGATCACCATTTTTTCACGGATCTTGTTGGTGATCTCTTCGTGCAGATCTTTGAGCGTTTTCGACGGATCATCCGGAACAGGCTGTGCCAACAATTCGTCAGCCGTCGCTGCGCCCGGGCCGGTCAATAGTTGTTTGGCACACTGGGCGGCGAGAAAATTGAAGTCGTCGCTTTTGGAGACCGGATCAGACTCGCACATCATTTCAATCATCACGCCGGCGCTGCCATCGTCGGCAATCGCCACGCAGAACTTGCCCTCGGCCGTGACGTTGTCTTTGCGCTTGTCCATCACTTTGCCGACTTGGTTCTTCAGGTACTCAACAGCGCCTTCTTCATCACCATTGGCGGCGACCAATGCTTTTTTGCATTCCATCATCGGGAGGTCGGTCCGCTCCCGCAGTGCCTTCACAGCGGCAGCTGTGATTTCTGCCATCGTGCCTACTTTCTTTTTTCTATTGGTAACGTTTAGCCGCAAACTGCCCAACGCATGGTTTTGCGGCGACTGTGTTGAAGCAAATACGAATCGGTTGGGGGCCCATCCCACTTAAGGGCGGGCCCCACCGGTTCATCATAAGGCTATTCGGTCTAGAGCGACGGAACGGGAGCAGGTTCGGGGGGAGCAGCCGGTGCGTCGTCTTTGGGGACGTCGACTTTGCCTCCGTTGATGGCCTGACTCAAGTGTTGCAGGATCAGATGGATCGAGCGGATGCTGTCATCATTGCCGGGAATGGGCAGATCGACAGAATCGGGGTCCGAGTCGGTGTCGATCAAAGCAACCACTTTGATTCCCAAAATTCGTGCCTCGTGGACGGCGTTTTTCTCTTTGCGGGGATCGATGACGACCAGCACTTCGGGAAGGCGGTTCATCGCGCGAATTCCGCTCAAGTTGCGGAAAATCTTCGTCCGCTCGCGGTTGAGCGACGATTGCATTTTCTTGGAAAACGTCGCCAGTTTGCCGCTTTCTTCCAGCGCTTCCAACTCTTCCAAACGCCGCAGTCGACTGCGAATCGTGCGGAAGTTCGTTAGCGTGCCACCTAACCAACGTTCGGTGACGTAGGGCATTCCGCAAGCCTTGGCCGCTTGTTCGACCGGATCGGCCGCTTGGCGCTTCGTGCCGCAAAACAGGATCAAACTGCCTTGCGAGGAGACTTGCGAGAGGTACTTTTTCGCCCGCAACAGCCCGCGGACGGTTTCCTTTAAGTCGATGATATGAATCAAGTTGCGGCGACCATAAATGTACGGCCGCATCTTGGGATTCCATTTGCTCACTCGGTGACCGAAGTGAACACCTGCTTCCAAAATTTCCTTGACGACAATATTCGGCATGCGACGAAAATCTCCTCAGATTTTGACCAGAAAAACGGCGTGACCGGCAGTCGCATTTCAGCGCGACTAGATGCGGCAAACTCGTGTACTGGAAAGGCTTTGTCTCCAGACGAGCTTTTGCGTTTGACTAGCGTGGCGGGTAGATAACTATTAGGAATTCCGTTGCACAGGGACCCGCCTTTTGACCCGGCGCGCATACGGATTTCTCACGTCGTGAGGGCTGGATCGTAACGCGTTGGTGCCCATTCGTCAATTAACTACGTTGTGAACAACGGCAGCACACCCTCCGGGCGAATCCATTCTCGCGCGACCTCCCCTCCCCCCCAACATCTCAAAAAAACCGAAGTTGCTGCAATTTTGAACATTCGTTAACATCCCGCCCGTTTCCCTCCGTCCGCCTAGGCCGGGACACGATTTACTATCCACCGGATGTTGCTCATTTTTTAAGCGAACACCCGATTCCGAATGAATGCTCCTTCGGTCAAGGATCGACCGGAGTTAATGAGATCGCACATGCAGGACCGACCGTGCGTCGCCGTCGCAGAGACGACAAGCGCAATCCAATTTTCTCCGCCCGGCAAAATTGGTTTGGTGCCCGCGCGCAACAATTGGGTCCCACAGAAGATTGAGTCTCTACTCAAATTGGGGGCGGGTCGGGCCGCCGAGGCGATACTCGTCAAAGCTCGCGACCAAACCGGCCACACCCGCTTGTGTGTCGAAAAAATCTTTCGACCAGGTTGGCTGACTCGTGCGGTCTATCGCTGCGCCTTTCAAGCGCCGTTTGCCTACCAAAATTCCGAAGATGCCATTCTTGCCTGCTTCTATCGCCGACGAGTCGCGGCAAGACTGGTCGAAGCGCTCGTCCCCGGTGTGCGCGTGGCTGAACCGTTGTACGTTCGCTGGGACCGTTCCAGCCGCGCGTTCGTACTGGGAAGCGAATTGATTCGCGGCCGGGGGATTCGTCCCGCTGCGGCTGATCTTCAAACATTGCGCCGCACGCTGCGAAACGGCTTTGGAAATCCGTACGGAAACAATCAGCAGCCCCCGGAAGAAATCGACGATCTGTTGCGGATCATGCGGCGGTTGGAAGCATTGATGCACGAATGCGGGTTGGTTGGCTCTGGTTGGCAGGTGAGTCAATCGGCTGTCGTCGCCACGGCGAATCTACTCCGGACCAAATCCGAGTACGTCGTCGTCGACCTCGAATCCGGCATTCCTGCATTACTCGTCCCCTTTTACCTCGCAGCAGGTTGGCGAATGCGGTCGATGCCGCTGTTCGATGATCTAGAGCCGCGCATGCTGCGAAATTTCGTTGAAGAGCATTGGCCGAAATTGCAATCCGAACTGGGCCGCACGGGGTTTCAACAGTTGGCCGACGATGTCGAGGCTTTGATCGAGCATACAGAGCGGTGGAAACAAGCCGAGATTGCCCTGGGCCGCCGCAGCACATCTTTGTTTTCACGTTCCTTTCGCAAAGCGCAGCGACTACGCTGTTTTGACATCTGGCAACGGCACGAAATCATCGACGAAAAGACGGCAAACCAATTCCGCTCATCGTCACGACTCTGGTCGCGACCGATCTTTTGGCTGGGCGTGATTCCCGGCAGCCCAGGGCGATTTCTGCAACAGATGTGCGGCAATCGGCTGGCCCGTCGCACAGCCCGGCAGGCGATCCTGCATCGCAGTTTTCGCCGCAAACAATTTGCCGAATATTGTGATCGCAAAACCAAACAATGGCGAAAGGCGGGACGCATTTCTCCGGAGCGGAGATTTGCACGGCTGTCTCCTCGATTCTTGACGAATGCCATCTTAGCCAAATTGACGCCGGCTGGCCTGCAGCGCTGGTTGTCCGATCCGCAACAGCGACGGACACAACTGGCACGATTTGTCTTGTTGATCGCCTCGGGACGTTATCAACGTGAATATGGCCGGCAGATGATTCGTCGGTCGTTGCGGGAATGGACGACTGCCGGTCGACTGCCTCCCCGTGAACAGGCCAGCTTAGAAAAACAATCGGATTCCCACGAACTCGACGAATACGCGCGGTGCTTTGGCATGCATCTCAGTTTGAAGCTGATCATGCCGGTGCTGATTCCTCTCAAAGTGGGCGGACTGGCGGCTTTTGCGGTCACAAAAGATCCGTGGTATCTGTTGCCCATGGCTGTTTCTCCCATCGCTCGAACGGCAATCACATTGTGGCGAATGGCACGCAATCGCTGGCGCGGCGTTCGCTATGGCGAAGCACTGGCGATCGGGATCTTACCGCTGGTCGGGAGTTTGGCCTTTCCCGTACAAATGTATGCAGCTCACAAACAACTGGCGACCTTTTTGATTCGGGACAATGCTGCGCGCTTGGGACGGTGGATCCCCATTTACGGCGGACGCAATTCCCGTTTGGAAATCGCTGCCATCAAAGCAGCCGACATA
Coding sequences within it:
- the tsf gene encoding translation elongation factor Ts, coding for MAEITAAAVKALRERTDLPMMECKKALVAANGDEEGAVEYLKNQVGKVMDKRKDNVTAEGKFCVAIADDGSAGVMIEMMCESDPVSKSDDFNFLAAQCAKQLLTGPGAATADELLAQPVPDDPSKTLKDLHEEITNKIREKMVIGRVIKVDGPVGSYVHHDGKTGVLFQAAGDSKSEDILKDMAMHIAALKPKVALPEELDAAAVEAQRGELSEKAKASGKPENIVDKIVDGQMKKFFDEQGVLIAQAFAKDDSKTVEKALDEAGLKAVGFTCWELGKK
- the rpsB gene encoding 30S ribosomal protein S2 — translated: MPNIVVKEILEAGVHFGHRVSKWNPKMRPYIYGRRNLIHIIDLKETVRGLLRAKKYLSQVSSQGSLILFCGTKRQAADPVEQAAKACGMPYVTERWLGGTLTNFRTIRSRLRRLEELEALEESGKLATFSKKMQSSLNRERTKIFRNLSGIRAMNRLPEVLVVIDPRKEKNAVHEARILGIKVVALIDTDSDPDSVDLPIPGNDDSIRSIHLILQHLSQAINGGKVDVPKDDAPAAPPEPAPVPSL